A genome region from Bombus pyrosoma isolate SC7728 linkage group LG14, ASM1482585v1, whole genome shotgun sequence includes the following:
- the LOC122575152 gene encoding gamma-tubulin complex component 6 isoform X3, with product MNVQEYVCANDKISDRYNDDVYGLVTQLSRHILQAYRSSHRNVQFTYDHDIKIIKHLRIKAFEILLKKSDRLIPSQDYEALQKIDPLLELQKHAFALKLKLNHSYNANMLEHLLENLEEFPCGELPVFSILQLLMQLKNCNINPEPLTNIFYFDKANPAFPEITYNNNKIPPFQIYPMECFISSDKFEATLERYPVKRIAPTNIMNEYNLLDNSIKSKAIVGVESIDISTACDFMSNHIFDKISSHMLLCPKQQYTINSELNLHILQNNMIGSKCENICSFPLEKGDTTKYLYLPFMQTNTDENESIIDTWKVLDQSVSNESNSTMNIWNHIWNQISVTNTLPTVDHQTWECFGETQSIKELMFITDTPIAAIHLEKVKQMNDLFIISEELMNSSLLLEQVSTKEFICDVKSMLLGIESNSFEYRCATGFILRRNISVYGISPESIKKICQEAINWGNCFKFLWNLITHKSQGNKLPQEGLIFKALCTNIKELLLYYQAALIRIFTHEKESEGVLKIFQKVRSVAKLITKVAKVCEPYKENQYMSREGSSILTRIYNEAIKVTDTKIALVFYSLLKSCCEVYFRFLQKWIFEGICDDIYGEFMIKTRPQYLRNRSHKFWTKSFSICNDEVPGFLNDLAESILQCGKTVRLLRTCDSKNPVCRVCVTEQPEIKVCLSIMSLHEQSSRYREYEKKGQAALGSILSLSTAILNQKQLKKEMSKIIILSERDTLLKLHDKEEPGDTVTTVTRVKQNVLISPQEQVLTNNLQSNKAEEIELSNKIQLEIEHDKEESRMKETSKSLERTIVWNYYEGLANDINKRCIRSQWRKKRMKLYNERVDTLSRANQESRNEFLKKTEGHNCAITSDFFLIETPNSLEDENKNYTNTSYQTSNVMSIPSTQINQDSRQSSSLENYAHKRIISNNNEKHEFHNFEHLEKLNTNPTSKVSSNKNTTNKQMNEILECLSVHRTQSSVTERPTLLNVMKIDNITESQIDGVCMRPLDYNMTPNNNELDIRQIEFTSVTHETNETTRCSQIIAIANKENDLETPMSCTTDNFITSSVQSPISTYNLEDSSPSEISSTVISSSSTQLITKSSLAMKGDSTFSDLFELARDEKSNNASPVIAPLSITDVEIIDHISLQAYLEKSIRIPLNVQSRLVNNAIIKYFLEENNLLSHLHSLRSYFFLLNGEFAKSLTDSLYSRLYEISIPIELFNSATLTNLLERALVNSFNNVYINSELLNLSATDTPAQLHISDPAALDCLTLNYKINWPLNIILDETVMQQYSKVFKFLITSGRVSWVLQEDFNIMKRERKAITSEQYHKLQLYRHSMTQFMNALHNYLTCSVLHASWAEFEKDLEHSLTVDQIYMAHVNYIKRILSRCMLNSRGEKVRVCLTNIFKVILKFHNRIRSQNWVMKSTGYVHPNFKKLEQMYQAFFELRAYMSHVAFKLATSGYQPHLMHFLNALNINPLYDLTAKSCRNTVSSGEP from the exons ATGAACGTTCAAGAATACGTTTGTGCCAATGACAAAATCAGTGACCGTTATAACGACGATGTTTATGGTCTCGTAACTCAATTGAGCAGGCACATATTACAGGCATATCGATCCTCCCACCGAAATGTACAGTTTACTTATGATCatgatatcaaaataattaaacaccTTCGAATCAAagcttttgaaatattactgAAAAAAAGTGATCGTTTGATCCCTAGCCAAG ATTATGAAGCACTTCAAAAGATAGATCCACTTTTAGAACTACAAAAGCATGCTTTTgcattgaaattgaaattaaaccaTTCATACAATGCTAATATGTTAGAACATTTGTTGGAAAATCTTGAAGAATTCCCATGTGGTGAACTACCAGTATTTTCTATCTTGCAGCTActaatgcaattaaaaaattgtaacattaaTCCTGAGCCATTAACG aatatattttatttcgacaaaGCAAATCCTGCCTTTCCTGAAATCacatacaataataataaaataccgCCATTCCAAATATACCCAATGGAATGTTTCATATCATCGGATAAATTTGAAGCAACACTCGAAAGATATCCAGTTAAAAGAATTGCACCTACAAATATTATGAATGAATACAATCTTTTggataattcaataaaatccAAAGCCATAGTTGGGGTTGAATCTATTga TATATCCACTGCATGTGATTTTATGTCCAAtcatatatttgataaaatatcatCACATATGCTTTTATGCCCAAAACAACAGTATACAATAAATTCAGAgcttaatttacatattttacaaaataatatg ATTGGAAGCAAGTGCGAAAATATATGCAGCTTTCCTTTGGAAAAAGGAGAcacaacaaaatatttgtatctcCCTTTTATGCAGACAAATACAGATGAAAACGAAAGTATTATAGATACATGGAAAGTTTTAGATCAAAGTGTTAGCAATGAATCAAATAGTACTATGAACATTTGGAATCATATATGGAATCAAATCAGTGTTACTAATACTCTACCAACTGTAGATCATCAAACATGGGAATGCTTTGGAGAGACACAATCTATTAAAGAATTGATGTTTATAACAGATACTCCAATTGCAGCAATACATCTAGAAAAAGTTAAGCAAatgaatgatttatttataatctcgGAAGAA TTAATGAATTCTTCGCTTCTTTTGGAACAAGTATCAACCAAAGAATTTATATGTGACGTAAAATCAATGTTACTGGGAATAGAATCAAATTCCTTTGAGTACAGATGTGCT acAGGATTTATCTTACGAAGAAACATTAGTGTATATGGTATAAGTCCAGAATCAATAAAGAAGATTTGTCAAGAAGCTATTAATTGGggtaattgttttaaattcttGTGGAATCTAATTACGCACAAATCACAAGGTAACAAATTACCACAAGAAGGACTAATATTTAAG gcTCTATGtacaaatatcaaagaattatTACTTTACTATCAAGCAGCActaataagaatttttacaCATGAAAAAGAATCAGAGggagtattaaaaatatttcaaaaagtaCGTTCTGTGGCTAAATTAATCACTAAAGTTGCTAAAGTTTGTGAACCTTACAAAGAAAATCAGTACATGTCCCGAGAAGGAAGTAGTATTCTTACTAGAATTTATAATGAAGCAATTAAAGTGACAGATACCAAAATTGCTTTggtattttattcattattaaaatcttgCTGTGAAGTTTATTTTCG ATTTTTACAGAAATGGATATTTGAAGGTATATGCGACGATATATATGGagaatttatgataaaaacgCGTCCACAATATTTACGTAATAGAAGTCACAAATTTTGGACAAAAAGTTTTAGCATTTGCAATGATGAGGTGCCAGGTTTTTTGAATGATCTAGCTGAATCAATACTTCAATGTGGCAAAACAGTAAGACTTCTAAGAACTTGCGACTCCAAA AATCCAGTATGCCGTGTCTGTGTAACTGAGCAAccagaaataaaagtttgctTAAGCATAATGTCGTTACACGAGCAGTCATCAAGATATCGAGAATATGAAAAGAAAGGTCAAGCTGCACTTGGTTCAATACTTTCTCTTTCCACAGCTATCTTAAATCAGAAGcagttaaaaaaagaaatgtcaaaaataattatactttcaGAACGTGATACATTATTGAAACTTCATG aCAAGGAAGAACCAGGGGACACAGTAACAACAGTAACACGAgtaaaacaaaatgttttaataagtCCACAAGAACAAGTACTTACAAATAACTTACAATCAAATAAGGCCGAAGAAATTGAGTTATCAAACAAGATACAATTAGAAATCGAACatgataaagaagaaagtagaatGAAGGAAACATCAAAATCCTTAGAAcg GACAATTGTTTGGAATTATTATGAAGGTTTAgctaatgatattaataaacgatGCATTCGTTCACAATGGcggaagaaaagaatgaaattgtataatgAAAGAGTGGATACATTAAGTAGAGCAAACCAAGAATCAAGAAAcgagtttttaaaaaaaactgAAGGACATAATTGTGCAATAACttcagatttttttttaattgaaactcCAAACTCACttgaagatgaaaataagaattatacgAATACATCTTATCAAACATCAAATGTAATGTCAATACCGTCTACTCAAATTAATCAAGATTCAAGGCAGAGTTCTTCACTTGAAAATTACGCACATAAGAGAATAATAAGCAACAATAATGAGAAACacgaatttcataatttcgaaCATTTAGAAAAACTAAATACGAATCCGACCTCAAAAGTTtcgtcaaataaaaatacaacaaataaGCAAATGAATGAGATTTTAGAATGTCTATCAGTTCATCGCACACAATCATCAGTAACAGAAAGACCCACTCTTTTAAACGTTATgaaaatcgataatattaCAGAATCTCAAATTGACGGCGTATGCATGCGACCATTAGATTATAATATGACGCCAAATAACAATGAACTTGATATACGTCAAATCGAATTTACCTCTGTTACGCatgaaacaaatgaaactACTCGTTGCTCCCAAATTATAGCCATcgcaaataaagaaaatgacTTAGAAACACCGATGTCATGTACAAcggataattttattacttcatcAGTACAGAGTCCCATTTCAACATATAATTTAGAAGACTCATCTCCTTCGGAAATTTCATCTACAGTAATATCATCGAGTTCGACtcaattaattacgaaatcaTCTCTTGCCATGAAAGGAGATTcaacattttcagatttatttgaaTTGGCCCGTGATGAAAAAAGTAATAACGCATCGCCAGTAATAGCTCCTTTGAGTATTACCGATGTCGAGATAATTGATCATATTTCTCTTCAGGCCTATTTAGAAAAGTCGATTCGTATTCCTCTCAACGTACAGAGCCGTCTCGTTAACAATGCTAttatcaaatactttttgGAAGAAAACAACTTGCTCTCACATTTGCATAGTTTACGtagttatttctttttgctgAATGGAGAATTTGCAAAGAGCTTAACAGATTCCCTGTATTCTCGTTTATATGAAATCTCAATACCTATCGAACTATTTAATTCTGCTACTTTGACTAATCTTCTAGAACGAGCACTCGTTAATTCGTTTAAcaatgtttatattaattcgGAACTTCTCAATCTCTCAGCAACGGACACACCAGCTCAATTACac ATATCAGATCCAGCTGCATTGGATTGTCTTACTCTCAACTATAAGATAAATTGGCCACTTAATATTATACTTGATGAGACAGTCATGCAACAATACagtaaagtatttaaatttctaataacaaGCGGTCGAGTTTCATGGGTGTTGCAAGAGGactttaatattatgaaaagagaacgaaaagCAATTACATCAGAACAGTATCATAAG CTGCAGTTATATAGGCATTCAATGACACAATTTATGAATGCGTTGCATAATTATCTAACGTGTAGCGTGTTACACGCAAGTTGGGCTGAATTTGAGAAAGATCTGGAACATTCTTTAACTGTAGATCAAATTTATATGGCACATGTAAACTATATAAAACGCATATTATCAAG ATGTATGCTGAATAGTCGTGGGGAAAAAGTACGCGTATGTTTAACCAATATATTTAAAgtcattttgaaattccataACAGAATAAGATCTCAAAACTGGGTAATGAAATCTACAGGATACGTACATcctaattttaaaaaactgGAACAAATGTATCAAGCATTCTTTGAGTTACGAGCATATATGTCGCACGTTGCGTTTAAGTTAGCCACTAGCGGGTACCAACCGCATTTAATGCATTTCCTAAATGCTCTTAATATAAATCCACTGTATGATTTAACCGCTAAAAGTTGTCGTAACACTGTAAGCTCTGGAGAGCcttaa
- the LOC122575152 gene encoding gamma-tubulin complex component 6 isoform X4, with protein MNVQEYVCANDKISDRYNDDVYGLVTQLSRHILQAYRSSHRNVQFTYDHDIKIIKHLRIKAFEILLKKSDRLIPSQDYEALQKIDPLLELQKHAFALKLKLNHSYNANMLEHLLENLEEFPCGELPVFSILQLLMQLKNCNINPEPLTNIFYFDKANPAFPEITYNNNKIPPFQIYPMECFISSDKFEATLERYPVKRIAPTNIMNEYNLLDNSIKSKAIVGVESIDISTACDFMSNHIFDKISSHMLLCPKQQYTINSELNLHILQNNMIGSKCENICSFPLEKGDTTKYLYLPFMQTNTDENESIIDTWKVLDQSVSNESNSTMNIWNHIWNQISVTNTLPTVDHQTWECFGETQSIKELMFITDTPIAAIHLEKLMNSSLLLEQVSTKEFICDVKSMLLGIESNSFEYRCATGFILRRNISVYGISPESIKKICQEAINWGNCFKFLWNLITHKSQGNKLPQEGLIFKALCTNIKELLLYYQAALIRIFTHEKESEGVLKIFQKVRSVAKLITKVAKVCEPYKENQYMSREGSSILTRIYNEAIKVTDTKIALVFYSLLKSCCEVYFRFLQKWIFEGICDDIYGEFMIKTRPQYLRNRSHKFWTKSFSICNDEVPGFLNDLAESILQCGKTVRLLRTCDSKNPVCRVCVTEQPEIKVCLSIMSLHEQSSRYREYEKKGQAALGSILSLSTAILNQKQLKKEMSKIIILSERDTLLKLHVVTKLLEDKEEPGDTVTTVTRVKQNVLISPQEQVLTNNLQSNKAEEIELSNKIQLEIEHDKEESRMKETSKSLERTIVWNYYEGLANDINKRCIRSQWRKKRMKLYNERVDTLSRANQESRNEFLKKTEGHNCAITSDFFLIETPNSLEDENKNYTNTSYQTSNVMSIPSTQINQDSRQSSSLENYAHKRIISNNNEKHEFHNFEHLEKLNTNPTSKVSSNKNTTNKQMNEILECLSVHRTQSSVTERPTLLNVMKIDNITESQIDGVCMRPLDYNMTPNNNELDIRQIEFTSVTHETNETTRCSQIIAIANKENDLETPMSCTTDNFITSSVQSPISTYNLEDSSPSEISSTVISSSSTQLITKSSLAMKGDSTFSDLFELARDEKSNNASPVIAPLSITDVEIIDHISLQAYLEKSIRIPLNVQSRLVNNAIIKYFLEENNLLSHLHSLRSYFFLLNGEFAKSLTDSLYSRLYEISIPIELFNSATLTNLLERALVNSFNNVYINSELLNLSATDTPAQLHISDPAALDCLTLNYKINWPLNIILDETVMQQYSKVFKFLITSGRVSWVLQEDFNIMKRERKAITSEQYHKLQLYRHSMTQFMNALHNYLTCSVLHASWAEFEKDLEHSLTVDQIYMAHVNYIKRILSRCMLNSRGEKVRVCLTNIFKVILKFHNRIRSQNWVMKSTGYVHPNFKKLEQMYQAFFELRAYMSHVAFKLATSGYQPHLMHFLNALNINPLYDLTAKSCRNTVSSGEP; from the exons ATGAACGTTCAAGAATACGTTTGTGCCAATGACAAAATCAGTGACCGTTATAACGACGATGTTTATGGTCTCGTAACTCAATTGAGCAGGCACATATTACAGGCATATCGATCCTCCCACCGAAATGTACAGTTTACTTATGATCatgatatcaaaataattaaacaccTTCGAATCAAagcttttgaaatattactgAAAAAAAGTGATCGTTTGATCCCTAGCCAAG ATTATGAAGCACTTCAAAAGATAGATCCACTTTTAGAACTACAAAAGCATGCTTTTgcattgaaattgaaattaaaccaTTCATACAATGCTAATATGTTAGAACATTTGTTGGAAAATCTTGAAGAATTCCCATGTGGTGAACTACCAGTATTTTCTATCTTGCAGCTActaatgcaattaaaaaattgtaacattaaTCCTGAGCCATTAACG aatatattttatttcgacaaaGCAAATCCTGCCTTTCCTGAAATCacatacaataataataaaataccgCCATTCCAAATATACCCAATGGAATGTTTCATATCATCGGATAAATTTGAAGCAACACTCGAAAGATATCCAGTTAAAAGAATTGCACCTACAAATATTATGAATGAATACAATCTTTTggataattcaataaaatccAAAGCCATAGTTGGGGTTGAATCTATTga TATATCCACTGCATGTGATTTTATGTCCAAtcatatatttgataaaatatcatCACATATGCTTTTATGCCCAAAACAACAGTATACAATAAATTCAGAgcttaatttacatattttacaaaataatatg ATTGGAAGCAAGTGCGAAAATATATGCAGCTTTCCTTTGGAAAAAGGAGAcacaacaaaatatttgtatctcCCTTTTATGCAGACAAATACAGATGAAAACGAAAGTATTATAGATACATGGAAAGTTTTAGATCAAAGTGTTAGCAATGAATCAAATAGTACTATGAACATTTGGAATCATATATGGAATCAAATCAGTGTTACTAATACTCTACCAACTGTAGATCATCAAACATGGGAATGCTTTGGAGAGACACAATCTATTAAAGAATTGATGTTTATAACAGATACTCCAATTGCAGCAATACATCTAGAAAAA TTAATGAATTCTTCGCTTCTTTTGGAACAAGTATCAACCAAAGAATTTATATGTGACGTAAAATCAATGTTACTGGGAATAGAATCAAATTCCTTTGAGTACAGATGTGCT acAGGATTTATCTTACGAAGAAACATTAGTGTATATGGTATAAGTCCAGAATCAATAAAGAAGATTTGTCAAGAAGCTATTAATTGGggtaattgttttaaattcttGTGGAATCTAATTACGCACAAATCACAAGGTAACAAATTACCACAAGAAGGACTAATATTTAAG gcTCTATGtacaaatatcaaagaattatTACTTTACTATCAAGCAGCActaataagaatttttacaCATGAAAAAGAATCAGAGggagtattaaaaatatttcaaaaagtaCGTTCTGTGGCTAAATTAATCACTAAAGTTGCTAAAGTTTGTGAACCTTACAAAGAAAATCAGTACATGTCCCGAGAAGGAAGTAGTATTCTTACTAGAATTTATAATGAAGCAATTAAAGTGACAGATACCAAAATTGCTTTggtattttattcattattaaaatcttgCTGTGAAGTTTATTTTCG ATTTTTACAGAAATGGATATTTGAAGGTATATGCGACGATATATATGGagaatttatgataaaaacgCGTCCACAATATTTACGTAATAGAAGTCACAAATTTTGGACAAAAAGTTTTAGCATTTGCAATGATGAGGTGCCAGGTTTTTTGAATGATCTAGCTGAATCAATACTTCAATGTGGCAAAACAGTAAGACTTCTAAGAACTTGCGACTCCAAA AATCCAGTATGCCGTGTCTGTGTAACTGAGCAAccagaaataaaagtttgctTAAGCATAATGTCGTTACACGAGCAGTCATCAAGATATCGAGAATATGAAAAGAAAGGTCAAGCTGCACTTGGTTCAATACTTTCTCTTTCCACAGCTATCTTAAATCAGAAGcagttaaaaaaagaaatgtcaaaaataattatactttcaGAACGTGATACATTATTGAAACTTCATG ttgtaacaaaattattagaagaCAAGGAAGAACCAGGGGACACAGTAACAACAGTAACACGAgtaaaacaaaatgttttaataagtCCACAAGAACAAGTACTTACAAATAACTTACAATCAAATAAGGCCGAAGAAATTGAGTTATCAAACAAGATACAATTAGAAATCGAACatgataaagaagaaagtagaatGAAGGAAACATCAAAATCCTTAGAAcg GACAATTGTTTGGAATTATTATGAAGGTTTAgctaatgatattaataaacgatGCATTCGTTCACAATGGcggaagaaaagaatgaaattgtataatgAAAGAGTGGATACATTAAGTAGAGCAAACCAAGAATCAAGAAAcgagtttttaaaaaaaactgAAGGACATAATTGTGCAATAACttcagatttttttttaattgaaactcCAAACTCACttgaagatgaaaataagaattatacgAATACATCTTATCAAACATCAAATGTAATGTCAATACCGTCTACTCAAATTAATCAAGATTCAAGGCAGAGTTCTTCACTTGAAAATTACGCACATAAGAGAATAATAAGCAACAATAATGAGAAACacgaatttcataatttcgaaCATTTAGAAAAACTAAATACGAATCCGACCTCAAAAGTTtcgtcaaataaaaatacaacaaataaGCAAATGAATGAGATTTTAGAATGTCTATCAGTTCATCGCACACAATCATCAGTAACAGAAAGACCCACTCTTTTAAACGTTATgaaaatcgataatattaCAGAATCTCAAATTGACGGCGTATGCATGCGACCATTAGATTATAATATGACGCCAAATAACAATGAACTTGATATACGTCAAATCGAATTTACCTCTGTTACGCatgaaacaaatgaaactACTCGTTGCTCCCAAATTATAGCCATcgcaaataaagaaaatgacTTAGAAACACCGATGTCATGTACAAcggataattttattacttcatcAGTACAGAGTCCCATTTCAACATATAATTTAGAAGACTCATCTCCTTCGGAAATTTCATCTACAGTAATATCATCGAGTTCGACtcaattaattacgaaatcaTCTCTTGCCATGAAAGGAGATTcaacattttcagatttatttgaaTTGGCCCGTGATGAAAAAAGTAATAACGCATCGCCAGTAATAGCTCCTTTGAGTATTACCGATGTCGAGATAATTGATCATATTTCTCTTCAGGCCTATTTAGAAAAGTCGATTCGTATTCCTCTCAACGTACAGAGCCGTCTCGTTAACAATGCTAttatcaaatactttttgGAAGAAAACAACTTGCTCTCACATTTGCATAGTTTACGtagttatttctttttgctgAATGGAGAATTTGCAAAGAGCTTAACAGATTCCCTGTATTCTCGTTTATATGAAATCTCAATACCTATCGAACTATTTAATTCTGCTACTTTGACTAATCTTCTAGAACGAGCACTCGTTAATTCGTTTAAcaatgtttatattaattcgGAACTTCTCAATCTCTCAGCAACGGACACACCAGCTCAATTACac ATATCAGATCCAGCTGCATTGGATTGTCTTACTCTCAACTATAAGATAAATTGGCCACTTAATATTATACTTGATGAGACAGTCATGCAACAATACagtaaagtatttaaatttctaataacaaGCGGTCGAGTTTCATGGGTGTTGCAAGAGGactttaatattatgaaaagagaacgaaaagCAATTACATCAGAACAGTATCATAAG CTGCAGTTATATAGGCATTCAATGACACAATTTATGAATGCGTTGCATAATTATCTAACGTGTAGCGTGTTACACGCAAGTTGGGCTGAATTTGAGAAAGATCTGGAACATTCTTTAACTGTAGATCAAATTTATATGGCACATGTAAACTATATAAAACGCATATTATCAAG ATGTATGCTGAATAGTCGTGGGGAAAAAGTACGCGTATGTTTAACCAATATATTTAAAgtcattttgaaattccataACAGAATAAGATCTCAAAACTGGGTAATGAAATCTACAGGATACGTACATcctaattttaaaaaactgGAACAAATGTATCAAGCATTCTTTGAGTTACGAGCATATATGTCGCACGTTGCGTTTAAGTTAGCCACTAGCGGGTACCAACCGCATTTAATGCATTTCCTAAATGCTCTTAATATAAATCCACTGTATGATTTAACCGCTAAAAGTTGTCGTAACACTGTAAGCTCTGGAGAGCcttaa